CAATTATTGAGAACATGAACAAAAATTTATATACGACGAGCGTTTTTCCAatatacactgaacattttttcggtgtacgatgaacaatttttaactacacagcgaatatttttgtgatatacattgaaataatttaaaacacatttttacatttttttatataagatgaacaaattttatacattgaacatttttgtaatataatctgaacaatttttaactacacatTGAACAATTTTTTGATATGCGCTGAAAAACCATTTAAGTAcccattgaacatttttttatgtacACTGAACAAtttaaaattgtgaacaaaatttgaaaaagtgAATAAATTTAAAACTATGAACACATTTTGGAATCACGAACAAAAAACGAAAAatacattttttttaaattgcaggaactttttcaaatttgatttacTTTTTCTAGATTTCGACGAACTTCTTTCAAATTTGCTGAACCGGACGCTCGTTCTTATACTGTTGGCGCTTCAATAGTTCACTAAAGTTAAGTTGTTGTAGTGGTTAGGCATACTCTTACTAGGTTGACATGGTCTCTAGTTCGAATCCTGAGAGGCGGATCTTTTTGCTGTTTTTTCGTTAATTTTCACTGCACAGCGTTCGATCCTGAGAGCGGTTAACCAGGCTCGTCGGCCTTGTTGGGCCAATCCCAGGTAGGCAGCGCGTGGGCGCCAGTACGCGTTACGGGCGCTAAAGGCGCGGCTTAGGAGCTCCCGAACGCGTCACATAGGAGCTCTCTTATTAAgtgtcaagcactcaagcaccagACTAGAACACAGGCACGGCCCAAATTTAATGTGTCTGCACTCAGGACCACAACCATGCACAACTATTATGTATCCtaattatattattcaaatacacAAGTATTAAAAAATATATGCCCAACACACAGTTTTTATTTGAGTTACTCGCATATTGATTGTATTTTTTAGAATGCACTGTTACTTCAAAAGTTGAGAACATGTATTAAAAATAAATGTGTAATCATAATAAATTTTAGAAATGCATTAAAATGTTCAACTTTTATTAAAAAAAACGACGTTCTCTTGGAATGCAAGAATTATTTACACAATATGTTTTTAACACATGCTGAACGTTTCTTGAAATACAAATAATTCAccatgtattaagaaaatgttcaccataATGCTCTTGAAACTCATTGTGTATTAAGAAAATGCTCAGCATAAATTACAAAAAAAAATGACTGCACATTAAGTAAACTTTTCATCATATCTTAAGAAAATATttcaacatatattacaaaaatattcaaTTTGCATTCAAAATATGTTCAACGTTCATATTATtagaaaaaatgttcaccatttgtAAAGAAAAGTTCATTGTGCATTAAAAATGTTCACTATAAATTAAGAAATTGTGTAATCATAATATTCTTGAAACTCATcgtgtattaagaaaatgttcaccataAATTACGAAAATTTCAACGTGCAGTATGCAAAATGTCATCATATCTTAAGAAGAAAATTCAATATATATTAAAAATGTTAAATTGGCATTGAAAACATGTTCAATTTATATTACCAAAATTTCATTACATGAAGTAAATGCTCACCGTTTATAAAGAAAAGGTCATCGTGCATTGAAAATTGTTCACTTTAAGCGGAAAAAGTGCTCACCGTACATTAACAAATGTTCATGCATATTTGAAAACATGTTCATCATATACTAAAACCCATCATAAAAAATGTTCAGTAAATATGTTAAAATCCAGGAGAAAAACCAACCTAGTgaatgaaaaaagaagaaagaaaaacctAAAAATAAGCCAAAACCAGAAACAAAAATAAAGCATAATAAGTAAGAGAAATGAAACGTAAAGAAATCGGGGCAACGAATGAGGCCCAACACGCGTGCCAGGTAAGTGCGAAACGAAAAAATAATGCAGGCCTCGGTGGGCCGGCCCGGCGTGCCTGAGCTAGTATAAAAAGATTCTCGCCTGGTTTATGTCGCGAGCTCTGTTCTGGCGAGTTGGCTGGCGCGCGGCGCAGCTGAACAGCAGGTTGCCGGTTCGAATCCGTCGCGGGATTCTATTTTTGTTCgctttatttattatttatttgttCAAACCGACGCAAAAATAATTGGGCATTTATGTGATTACGTACAAAGCAAGGGAGTTTTTCATAAAAAACATGCCACGTCAGCACCCAACAGGCAGGCCCAACCAGTCAGTTTTCCTGTCAATACGTATAAACAGCATTTTTAGCCTTTTTTGCAACGCCTCGTCCCAaagttggtactgacacgtaaaaataaTAATCTTGGTACCAATCTGTTTTCAATGCCTCAATTATGGTGCTTCTGTGCAATTTACTCCAATTCAAACACCCAAAAGAAATTACTTGCATACCTTGTTGAGATGATCTTTTTAAAGTTTCTGCTTTTACCAGCTTGGTGAATGAATCAGTTGAGCTCATGGTACTTGTCACACTTCTCACTCCAATTGACTTCTTACTCCTGAAAGAAAACATAATTGAAGGTCACATAGGATACACAGGAATAAACACATCATTCATCTACTTTATATTTCCTAGATTCAGTGTAGTACAAAGGTATAACCGAAAAAAGTAAATGTGCCGAGTCAAGAATAAATGCAGATAGAGAGAATAGTACAAGACAGAGCTCACCTAAGAAGTAAGACTGCTTATGAATTGTGAGTTGTGACAGAAGAAAAGCAGGTAGGTATGCAGGGATGATTTAATTACAGGTGAATAACCACATAATGAAGAATATACTTTAGTAGAGATGAAGAATGCCTACATATGTAGTATCAGTCCTTTATTTTATCCATTTTAGTAGGGATGAAGAATATACCAGGGGAAACGAGAAGCTTTTTTTTGGCACATGCCAACTTTCTAAACGCTTAGCATGCAAAACATAACAGGAAACATATAATGTCGATGTGTTCCTGCTTGTTACAGTAAGTCCAGGTGTAGAATTAATATTTATTTAGACTCTACTGGATATAATAGTACATGATTGCAATGCAACTCATGGGAGTTTTGACAGCCAACATCCCCTGCTCCTGTATTTTTAATAAGACCAACATCTACAATGTGAGCAGCATGATTTTGTTCTCTCCTTGTCTTGGCTACTGACCAGGGGATCAAAGTGCAACCATTTACTTTAATTTCCTTGTAGATAGCATGGAGTCTGAACAAGTTTGGGCACGTGTCTAGGACTGCGGAGACCACCACAGAGGCATCTGATTCCAATATGACAGTATCTTCAGAACATCCAGGCAAGAATTGGCTTTAACTTCTTCAAAATCAAAATGAGGTATCTTTAGTATCTTCAGCCACAATACGACCTGCAGGAAGACCGCAGGTGGAGTGTGCTTGGACGGCAGCTTGGCCGCCGGCTGCACGCCCTTCCAGACGGCCAGGCAGAGATTCTTCGCCTCAGCAACCGCCTTGGCCCCTGATCGCAGATAGCACCTGAGTAGTGTATCCCTCAATCAACATCGCCATCTTGTCCCCCACAAGCCGGGACCAAGCAACGGTAATCTCCACCTCAGAACCACAGACGGAAAATCTACCCTGACTTGTGTTGCAATACTTGGAAGGGAAGTAGAAATGACCAGATGTAGAGCCAGAACGCCCGTAGGCTTCTACCACAACATCCAACCCTCCTCTAATATCTACCGAAACGACATTCCTTGACAAAGGAACATAACCATCTAGATCTACTTCACGTTCTTCAATGGAATGAAACAAAACAACCTTCTCACGTGTGCCATCAATAACACAGGCAACCTGGCCACCGAATTTGAAAGGAAACTCCTCTCCAATAAAACGAATGGATAAAATAGTGGCTTGAACCGTTGTAAGAAGCCTCTCAAACCTCAACTCTGCTCTACAGAAGGGACTATCGAACGGTAAAGGTCGGTGCTCACCGTTGTCATCTGCTTCATCATAACGTTTGCCATCATAACGGTTGACGGCACACATCAACTGTGTAtctttgagctcatcatctccatCATGTACTTTTAGTTCGACTTCAAAGTCAACATAGTCCACAGCTAGAATTGCACGAGAAGGGCCAGTCAAGCGCAGATAAGAGTCCTGCAATCATTAGATCATCATTATATTTAgctaaagaagaagaaaagtagtATTTAAAAGAAACAGAGGACAAAGAAGTATATACTCGTATTACTTAAATGAAACAGAGGACAACGAAGTATATATTACATGAAAGAAATATTTGACAATGAACATAATAAACTGAATATACAATGGTACATACATCTTGAGTGAGTACTTGGCACCTAATCCTTGACCGAGCGAAGAGAAGGTTGCGGTTGCGGTCCACGGTGTCTCGGGCAGCGACCACACCATACACCCTGAGTGGCCATTTGAGGTCATCACTAAGTTCAACAATTTTGAAGGAGTAGATCTGCAATGTGCTCCCAGTGACAGCGGCACGGGGCGGGATGATACCGGGTATGCAGTGCGTAAACTGCATAGGACTCAATGTGGCtgcaaaacaaataaagcaaagacAATCAATTCACTTCCAAGGGGGGAAATTAGTGATATGCAGAAATTTCTTGAGACATGACTAGAGCAAACAGACCAAGGAAAAAAAGCTGAGTAAGCTAAGCTGCAGCATGCATGTTTTACTTACTTTTATCTTCGAAGCCGCCGCACCGTCCGGACTTGCTGCCACTAGAGCGTTCCCAGGTGCTACGGTGGCCTGCGAAACATTCCAGCTCATCATCCATCCACTCTTTGAGTTGGTCCGTTTGTGATTTCGTTTCCTGCTCGTCAGCAGCGTGCTCCACCTCCACAATCGGAGGCTTCTTCGGGGCCTCTTCTTTCTTCTCCGCCGCTTGCAGTTCTCCCTCTgcctctccatctccctctccgcCTCCATCACCCTCTCATACTCTTCCTCATCCTCCACCGTAAACATCATCGCCAACTCATTCTTGTAAAGGTTGGGTCTAGCCAGGACACTGGAGGAGAGACGCAAGAATTCGTGGGTCAGCATCATCTGATCCCTCTCTGCATCCTTGTTCCTCATCCTATCCCTCTCCTTATCTTCCTTCCTCTTCTCCTCTGCCGCCTCCTCGGTAGCCTTGTAGAAATCCTTGGAGATTTTCTTTAATCTGGATGTTGTGGTAACCAGCTCATCGGTCGTGTACAAGGAGATGCGGGCATGGGAAATCCAAAGATATTGTGACATGGATAGCAGCCGGTGGCCCAGGTCCTCCGTGTCTTGGAGGATGGAATCGACGAGTTCTTTCTCGTCGTCTCTAACCTGCGGCGAGTCCGTGTTCTTCTTGTGTACAGGAACGAACATTGTGTTGTCGGCCATGAATCCCTTCCATGTTGTTGTTCCAGAGAGGATATCCTCCCAGCGAGAAATCGTGGGAGTAAGGTGTTGAACTGTCACGTTCATTGTATGTACACTTGTGTTGATGATTATCCTGTAATCTGTTGTAACTAGGT
This region of Triticum aestivum cultivar Chinese Spring chromosome 2D, IWGSC CS RefSeq v2.1, whole genome shotgun sequence genomic DNA includes:
- the LOC123056017 gene encoding uncharacterized protein, producing MADNTMFVPVHKKNTDSPQVRDDEKELVDSILQDTEDLGHRLLSMSQYLWISHARISLYTTDELVTTTSRLKKISKDFYKATEEAAEEKRKEDKERDRMRNKDAERDQMMLTHEFLRLSSSVLARPNLYKNELAMMFTVEDEEEYERVEHAADEQETKSQTDQLKEWMDDELECFAGHRSTWERSSGSKSGRCGGFEDKTTLSPMQFTHCIPGIIPPRAAVTGSTLQIYSFKIVELSDDLKWPLRVYGVVAARDTVDRNRNLLFARSRIRCQVLTQDDSYLRLTGPSRAILAVDYVDFEVELKVHDGDDELKDTQLMCAVNRYDGKRYDEADDNGEHRPLPFDSPFCRAELRFERLLTTVQATILSIRFIGEEFPFKFGGQVACVIDGTREKVVLFHSIEEREVDLDGYVPLSRNVVSVDIRGGLDVVVEAYGRSGSTSGHFYFPSKYCNTSQGRFSVCGSEVEITVAWSRLVGDKMAMLIEGYTTQVLSAIRGQGGC